CTGCGCGATGAGCTCGGCGTGCCGGGGGAGGTGCTCGTGGTGGACGGGCTGAACCTGCGCGACTTCGACTACATCGACCTGGGTCGGCTCCGCCACCCGTCGAACACCGTGCCGGTGACCATCAAGTCCCTGGTGTTCAGCGAGGACCCGCACCGCTGAGGGCGGTGCAGGTCAGACGCCGGCGGCGTGGTCCGCGTCCTCGACGCGCTGCGCGGTACGGGTCAGGTGCGTGCGCATCAGCTCGGTGGCCTCGGCGATGTCCCGCTTGGTGATCGCGTCGACCAGCGCCCGGTGCTCCTCCACGCCGTGTTGCCCGTGGGTCGGGGAGGTCTCCCGTGCCCGCTCCAGGGAACGCAGCAGCGGGTCGTGCAGCGACTCCACGAACATGGACACGGCCCGGTTGTGCCCGGCCCTGGCGTACCGGGTGTGCCACTCGGCGGAGAGCTCGAGCGGGTACTCGCCGGCGGTGATGGCCGCATCGCTCTGGTCGCAGATCTCGTACAGCGCGGCGATGTCCTCGTCGGTGGCCCGCTCGCACACCAGCGGGACGATGCCCAGTTCGAAGAGCATCCGTGCCTCGGTCACCTCGACGGCGGTGATGGAGGCCAGGGAGATCAGGTCCACGATGCCCTCGCCGACCAGTCGACTGCTGGGGGCTGTGACGAAGGCCCCGCCGCGCGCGCCGACCCGGATCTCGACGAGTCCGTTGGCCTCCAGGACGCGCAGCGCCTCACGGACGGTCACCCGGCTGACCCCGAAGCGTTCGCACAGCTCGCGCTCGGACGGCAGTCGGTCGCCGGCGACCAGCCGGCCCTGGCGGATGAGCAACCGGACCTGGTCGACGATCACCTCGGAGATGCGGCCGATGCTCACGCGACTCAGCAGGTCTCCGGTGCCTGTCCCCGCAGCTGCGCCGGTGGCGTCTGGTGTCGCGGGCATCGTCACACCGCCATCCTAGAGCCGCGGGATGTGCGGGGACGTCTTTCCGGACACTTTCATCCCGCAGGAGCACGGGAGCGGGTCGGCCCGGTCGGCGAGGTGGTGCGGGCGCCCCGCTGCCGGGCGACCTCGGCAGCGCCGGCGGCAGCCGCCACGGGGTCCAGGTACCGCCCGCCGCGCTGGACGGGGGAGAGGTCCTCGTCCAGCTCGTGGTGCAGCGGGCTGCCGATCGGGATGTCCAGGTCGAGGACCTCGTCGTCCGACAACCGGTCCAGGTGGGCGACCAGGGCACGCAGTGAGTTGCTGTGCCCGGTGACCAGCACGGTGCGGCCGGCGCGCAGGTCGGGGACGACCTCCTCGTCCCAGTGGGGCAGCAGCCGGGCCTGCACGTCGCGCAGGCTCTCGGCACGCGGGAGCAGGGTGGGCGGCACGTGGGCGTAGCGCGGGTCGCCCGCCGGGTCGCCCGGGCCGCCGGGCTCGACCGCCGGCGGCCGCCCCTCGTACGAGCGTCGCCAGTGACGGAGTCGCTCGCCGCCGTACCGGGCGCGCGCGACCTGGCGGTCCATGCCCTGCAGCACGCCGTAGTGGCGCTCGTTGAGCCGCCACGACCGGTGGACCGGGGCCTCCGGCCGGCCGGCGGCCGCCATCGCCAGGGTGCCGGTGTGCACGGCGCGGGCCAACAGGGAGGTGTGCAGGACGCCGGGGGGCAGGCCGGCCTCGGCGATCAGGCGGCCGGCGTGCCGGGCCTGATCCGCACCGTGGGCGGTCAGGCCCACGTCGACCCATCCGGTGAACAGGTCGCGGTCGTTCCACTCGCTCTCGCCGTGGCGCAGCAGGAGCAGCGTCGGCACGCCGGGAGCCTAGCGGTCTGGGACGGCATGTGGTCAAATGGACTGACCAAACAGATGGCAGGCGTCACGCCCGCCGGTCGACAGCTGCATCGCCCAGGGAGAGGACCCGACGCCGTGCCGAAGGTGACCTACGTAGCGACCGCCGGCGACGAGCGGGCCGTCGATGCAACGGCCGGCGAGTCGGTCATGGTGGCAGCCGTGAAGAACGGCGTCCCGGGGATCATTGCAGAGTGCGGGGGCAATGCCTCTTGTGCCACCTGCCACGTCTGGGTGCGGGAGGAGTTCCTCGCCCTGGTCGGCGAGCCGGGTGACATCGAGGAGGACCTCCTCGACATGGCCGTCTCCGAGCGCCGGGACGGCAGCCGGCTGTCCTGCCAGATCCCGGTCACCCCCGAGCTCGACGGTCTGACGGTGGACATCCCGCCCGTGCAGCCCTGACCCACGAGGCGGTTGACGCCTCAGCCCCAAGGCATGACCATCAGTCCATTCTCGGCAGCAGGGCCGGGGCCGGGACGCCGGAACGAGGGAGAACTCCGTGCTTCGCCAGGACATCAACGACATGCTGACGCAGACCGGGCCGGGGACGCCGATGGGCGAGCTCTACCGGCAGTACTGGATGCCGGCCTGCCTGGCCGAGGAGCTGCCGGAGGACGGTTGCCCGCCGATCCGCCTCAAGCTCCTGTCCGAGCGCCTCGTCGCGTTCCGGGACAGCTACGGCAACTACGGGCTGATCGACGAGTTCTGCGCCCACCGTGGTGCCTCGCTGTGGTTCGGCCGCAATGAGGAGGGCGGGCTGCGCTGCCCCTACCACGGCTGGAAGTACGACACGACCGGCCAGTGCACCGATGTGCCCTCCGAGGCCGACAACAGCAGCTTCGCCGAGAACGTCAAGCTGACCGCGTACCCGCTGGTCAAGATCGGCGACGTGCTGTGGACCTACATGGGCGACCCGGCCACGCAGCCCCCGCTGCCGGAGTGGGAGTTCGCCCTGGTCCCGGCTCAGCAGACCTACACCTCCAAGCGCTGGCAGCAGTGCAACTGGCTGCAGGCCTTCGAGGGTGGCATCGACTCCAGTCACGTGACGTTCCTGCACTCCGGTGGGCTGAAGACCGATCCGCTGTTCAAGGGCGCCAAGGGCAACGAGTACAACGCCAACGACAAGAAGCCCTTCTTCGAGGTCGCCGACTCCCCCGGCGGGCTGTTCGTCGGCGCCCGGCGGAACGCCGAGGAGGGCAACTACTACTGGCGGATCACGCCCTGGGTCATGCCCTCGTTCACGATGGTGCCCCCGCGCGGTGACCACCCGATCCACGGGCACTTCTGGATTCCGATCGACGACGAGAACTGCTGGGCCTACAGCTTCGACTACCACCCGATGCGCGCCCTGACGCCCGAGGAGCGGCAGGCCATGATCGACGGGCACGGGGTGCACAGCGAGAACATCCCCGGCACGTACCGGCCGGTGGCGAACATGGACAACGACTACCTGATGGACCGCGAGGCGCAGAAGCGCGGCGAGTTCTACTCCGGCATCAAGGGCATCGCGATCCAGGACAGCTCGCTGCAGGAGAGCATGGGCCCGATCGTCGACCGCACGAAGGAGCGGCTGGTGCCCGCCGACAGCGGCATCATCAAGGCCCGCCAGAAGCTGTACCGGGCGGCCAAGGCGCTGCGGGACAACGGTGTCACCCCTCCCGGCGTCGACCCCGCGCATCACCACGTGCGTTCGGCGGCTGTCGTGCTGCCGCAGGAGGAGGCCTTCCTCGAGGCTGCCGCCGAGGACGTCAAGGTCCGTCCGGGTGTGGGGGTGTCCTCCGTCTGATGAGCGTCGACACGAGCCTGCCCAGCAGCTGTGCCCGCGCGGCCACCGCCGAGGAGGCGCGCTACCGCATCGATCGGCCGATCGCGCCGTCCCGTGCGGGACGCGTGATCGCCCTGGACGCCGGGGCCGCCGAGGTGGTCGGCAACGCCGCGATGCAGCCATGGGCCAACGCCCGCTTCTACGAGTGCCGTACTGCTGGGGGGGGAGCCGGGGAGATGGTCCTGCGTGGGATCGACGGCGGCCCGGCGACGCTCGCCGACGAGCTGGCCAGCGCCTCGGTCGTGGTGATGGTGGCGACCTCGGACGAGGGTGCGGCCTGCGCCTACGCCGTGGGCAAGGCGTGCTGGGAGCGTGGCGTGCAGACCGCGGGACTGGTCGTCGGCGACGGGACCCACGAGGGCACAGCGGCCTCCGCTGCGGTCGCCGCGTTGCGCCCGCACGCCCGGGTGCTGCTGCCGTCGGCGGACGAAACCGACGTCGTCGACGTCCTCACCGCCCTGCGCGTCTGACCGGGGGACGAGATGGCTGAGCGGTCCAAGGTGACCCTGCGCGACCTGCAGGTGATGAAGGACGAGGGTCGGAAGATCGTCGGCGTGGTGGCCTGGGACCACCAGGTGGCCCGCATCGTCGACCGGGCAGGCGTCGACCTCGTCTCGGTGGGCGACACCGTGGGGGTCAACCTCTGGGGTCACGCGAACCCGTTCGAGGTGACCATGGAGCAGATCCTCGTGGTCACCCAGGCGGTGCGCCGCGGGGTGGAGCGGGCGCTGGTCAGCGTCGACTTCCCCTTCGGCCCGCTGCAGGAGGGCCCGGCCAGCGCGGTGCAGGCAGCGATCCGGTTCGTCAAGGAGGCCGGCGTCGACCTGGTCAAGCTCGACGGTGCAGCCGACCACCTGGACGCCGTCGAAGCCGTCACGCGAGCCGGCATCCCCGTCTTCGCCCAGTTCGGCATCACCCCGCAGACCGCGCTGCGCTACGGCGTCGAGTACAAGTCGATCCCCTCGGCGGCCGACGCCGTGCCGGAGGAGCTCACCGATCAGCTGGTGACGGAGGCCACGCGCCTGCAGAACGCCGGTGCGGTGCTGCTGAACTTCACCAACTCGGGGCCGGTGGTCGGAGCCGCGGTCGCCGAGGCGGTGTCGATCCCGGTGGTCGGCGGCTTCGGTGGCGGTCCCTGGCTGGACGGTCGGATGCGGATGGTCAACGCCGCGATCGGCTACGCGGCCTCGGCCCTGGACGGCGCCCCGGACACCTACGTCAACGTGGCGCAGCTGACCCTGCAGGCGATCACCTCCTACTCCGAGGACGTCCGGGCCGCGCGGCAGCTGCCCGGGGGCATCCCCGTCCCGCCGGCGTCCTGACCCGCCCGACCGAGAGGACCTGACCGTGCCCACTGCCGTCGTCGACGGGATCACCACGCGCTACGAGGTCACCGGCGGCGGCCCGCCGCTGCTGATGTTCTCCCCCGGCGGGTTCGACTCCACGCTGGAGAGCTGGCGGACCGTCGGCATCTACCGCCGGCTGGACGTGCTGGCCCAGCTGAGCGCCGCCTACACCTGCATCACCTTCGACCGGCGCGAGTCCGGGCAGTCCGGTGGGCGGGTCGAGCGAATCTCCTGGGCCGACTACGTGGCCCAGGGGCGCGGCCTGCTCGATCACCTCGGCATCGAGCAGGCGCACCTCATGGGCGGCTGCGTCGGCTGCTCGACGGTTGCCGCGTTCGGCGTCGCGCACCCGCAGCGGGTGCTGAGCATGGTCATGTACTCCCCGGCCGGAGGGGTGCGGTACCGGCTGAAGCAGCACTCCCGGTTCGTGCAGCACCTGGCCTTCGTCGAGACCAACGGCCTCGGCGCGGTCGCCGACCTGGTGCGGGGCTCGGACAAGGGGTTCACCGCCGATCCCCGGGTCGGCCCGTGGAACAGCGTGCTGCGCACCGACCCGGGCTTCGCGGCGGCCTACGTGCGGCTGGACCCGGCACGCTATGCCGTCGTGGTCAGCGGGATGGCCCGGTTGATGTTCGACCGGGACACCGTCCCCGGCGCAGAGCCCGAGGACCTGCTGGCCTGTGACATCCCGACACTGATCGTGCCCGGACAGGACGACTCGCACGCGCCGTCCGCGGCGCGCTACCTGCAGGAGTGCCTGCCGGGCGCCGAGTACTGGGACGTCCCGGTGGCCGAGCAGACCGCGGAGACCGCGCCGGCTCGCATCCTCACGTTCCTCGGCGCCGCTGGTGGCAGCTGACCGGTCCGGACGGCGGCTGCAGTGCCGTCGCGACCGTGGGGGCGAGCCGACCGCCTTCCGATCTCCCCGGGCCCCGGGCTGAGAGCACTCCGATGAAGGAGCAATCCACGATGGCAACGACGACCGGCGCCGGACGGCGCGTCACCTCCCGCACGGCCATGGCCGTGGCCCTGGCCGGGCTGCTCACCGCGTGCGGATCGGGTTCCGGTGGTCCGGACGAGGAGAGCGCGGCCGCGTTCGACGGCGAGGACATCGACCTGGTCGTGCCCTACGAGCCCGGCGGCGGTTACGACGCCTACGCCCGCGGCATCGCGCCCTACCTCGAGGAGTGCCTGGGCGCCCGGTTGGTGGTCCGTAACGAGCCAGGTGCCGGTGGCCTGGTGGCCACCAACAGGACCGCTGCCGCGCCGGCCTCGGACAACCGCATCCAGATCGTCAACACCGTCGGCCTGGTCTCCGCGCAGATCGCCGAGGCCGAGGGGGCGAACTTCGACCTCAACGACCTGAACTGGCTGGGCCGGGTCTCCTCGCCGCCGAACGTCATGGTGGTGGCGCAGGACAGCCCGATCCAGGACTTCCAGGACATCGTCGACTCCGGCGAGCCGGTGCAGTTCGTGGCCCAGGGGCCCGGGGCGAACGACTTCATCGCCCCGAACATCATCGGGCAGGCCTACGGCTACCCGTTCGAGATCATCACCGGTTTCGCCGGTGCCCCCGAGGCCCGGACCGCCGTGGTGGCCGGCAACGCCGACGCCCACGTCCTGCCGATCGACAGCCAGCTCGCCGCGATCGAGGCGGGCGACGTCCGGCCGATCGTGACCGTCGACGAGGAGCCCGACCCGCTGCTGCCGGACGTCCCGACGATCTACGAGACCGAGCCGCCGGACGACGAGGCGAAGACGATCATCGACAACCTCATCGCGCTGGGGCAGACCGGCCGCGGGATGATCGCCTCCCCGAGCATGGCGGAGGAGCGGGTCGCCGCGCTCCGCGAGGGCATGCAGTGCGCGTTGGACGACACCGAGCTGCAGACCGAGCTGGAGGAGCAGCAGCGTCCGCTGGCCCCGCTCAGCGGTGAGGACACCGCCGCCCTGGTCGCAGAGGTGCTGGACTCCCCGGCAGAGTTCCAGGAGCTCGTGGTCGGCAGCTACTGACCGACCGGTCCCACCGGTGGGTGCGCACGCCGCACCCACCGGTGGGACCGCTCAGCCCAGGGGCTCGCCTCGCTCGAGTGCGGCGATCTGGTCCAGCCGTCTCTGGTGCGGGCCGCCGGTGAACCGCGTGTCCAGCCACAGCTCGGTGATCTCCCGGGCCTGTTCGGCGGCGAGCACCTTGGCACCGAGCACCAGGACGTTGGCGTCGTTGTTCGCCCGGGAGATCCGGGCGTGGAAGAGGTCGGTGCACAGTCCGGCCCGGATGCCGCGCACCTTGTTGCAGGCGACCGTCTCACCCATCCCGCTGCCGCCGACCATGATCGCGCGATCGGCCTGCCCGTCGACGACCCGCCGGCAGATGTCCGCGCAGAGCAGCGGGTAGTCCACGACCAGGGCGTCGCTGTCGGTGCCGCGGTCCTCGACCTGGTGTCCCTGTGCCCGCAGCCAGGTGATCAGCCCGGCCTTGAGCGCCACGCCGTTGTGGTCGGCCGCGATCGCGATGCGCACGATGTCCCGCTCAGGCGGTCAGGTCGGTGGTGCCGGCGGCGAAGACGTCCTCGACGGCGATCGGGGAGGCCAGGATCCGCTGGTCCACCGCCGCGCGCAGCAACTGCTCGAGCACCGCCCGGTTCGGCTCCAGCCCGTAGGGCAGCGGGTCGGACCCGGTGGCCTGCAGGACCCGCTGGTACATCCGGTCGGTGCCGGTGGGCGCCTCGATCTCCTCGGCGCGCAACCGCTGGACGTACCGCTGCTTGGCGCGAGCGAACACGTCGAAGACCTCCGCGGCGAGCTCCGGCCGCTCCCGGAGGAGATCGTTGCGGACCACCACGAGGTGGTTGATCGGGTACAGCCCGCGCTGCTCGAGGGCACGGAACCCCGCCTCGGTCGGCTCGGGGATCAGCGGGACGACGTCGGGGGAGTCCAGGTCGGCGCCGATCACCGCGGCCAGCTGCCCGCTGCGCAGCTGCTCCTCCATCGTGCCGCCCGGCTCGAGCGGGACGACGTTGGCCGGCGGCTCGTACTGCGTCACGTGCTCGTCGCCGGAGAGCGCCCAGGTGATTCCGCTGAGGTCGACGTCGTACTCGTCCTGCAGCACGGCCCGTGCCCACACCCCGGTGGTCACGGTGTACCCGCGGTTGACGCCCACCCGGCGGCCGGCGAGGTCGGCCGGTGTCCGCACGTCGGAGCCGGCCAGCACCTGCACGGCCCCGTGGTGGAACCCGCGCACCAGGAAGGCCGGCACAGCGGTGAAGGCCACTCCGTGGGCCTTGGCGACCAGGTAGGTGGTCAGCGCCATCTCGCTGATGTCGAACTCCAGGTCGCGGACCATCCGGCGGAACGCCTGGGGGAGGACCGGGACCTCCTCGAAGGCGAAGCGGAAGCCCTGCGGCGCCACCGCCCCGCTCTTCAGGTCGGCGTTGTTCCCCTGCGTGCGGGTGACGGTCTTCAGCAGCGGCTCGGCCACGTGTCCTCCTGGCTGGTGCCCGCCGGTCACGTGTCCGACGGCGCTCTCCTCGTGCGGTGACCTCCGGTCCCGGCCGCCGCGACCCGCTCGACGCGGCGGCCGACCGGGGGGCATCTCTGACGGTCGGTGCGCAGCAAACTAGCATGGTCAGACCAATAGACCGCGGGTTACGGTGATGCCGATCACCACCGTCGGAGGCAGGGGGCAGGCATGGCAGACCAGGTGCTGGCGGCAGTGCGGACCGGGCCCGGGAGGACGGAACTCCGGGAGTTCCCGATGCCCGAGATCACGGACGATGCCGCGTTGCTCAGGATCGAGGTGGCCGGCATCTGCGGCACCGACGTGAAGCTGTACCGCAAGCCCACCATCGACGCGCCGGTGATCATGGGGCACGAGAACATCGGCGTCATCGCGAAGGCCGGCGCGCAGTGGTCCCGGATGCACGGGCTGCGCGAGGGTGACCGGGTCTTCGTGGAGCACTACGTCGGCTGCATGCACTGCGAGTGGTGTCGGGCGGGGGAGTACCGGCACTGCCAGCTCACCGACTGGCGGACGAACCCCGACGCCCGCCGCTACGGCTACACCTCCTCGGACAACCCGGGGCGGCTGTGGGGTGGGTTCTCCCAGTACATGTACCTGCCGTGGAACGCGGTGACCCACCGGGTGCCCGACGGTGTCTCCGCCGAGCTGGCCGGCCTGGTCACCCCGCTGTCCAACGGCATCGAGTGGGCGCTCAACGCCGGCCGGGTGGGCTACGCGAAGACCGTGCTCATCCAGGGCCCCGGCCAGCAGGGGCTGTCCCAGGTCGTCGCCTCCAAGCAGGCCGGCGCCTCGCTGATCGTCGTCACCGGCACGACCCGGGACTCCTCCCGGTTGCAGCTGGCCCGCGACCTGGGGGCGGACGCCACCATCGACGTGCTGACCGAGGACCCGCTGGAGCGGGTCCTGGAACTGACCGGCGGCGCGGGCGTCGACGTCGTCCTGGACTGCACCTCCGGGGCGGGGACCGCACCGGTCCTGCTCGGCATCGACGCGCTCAAGCGCCGGGAGGGGATCATGGTGACCCAGGGCGAGGAGGCCGCGTTCCCCGACTTCCCGCTCAAGAAGATGACCGAGAAGTGCATCACGCTGGCCAGCGCCCGCGGGCACAGCTACCGCTCGGTGGAGCTCGCACTGGCGCAGCTGGCCTCGGGCCGCTTCCCCCTGGAGCGGCTGGCCACGCACACCTTCGGCCTCGAGGACGTCGACCACGCGATCCGCGCCCTGGCCGGGGAGACCGGCGAGGACGCGCTGCACATCTCGCTCCTGCCCTGGGGGGCGGCGTGAGTGGCATCGTCGTCCGCAACCCCCGGCGTGCCGACCCCCACGTGGTCGCCGGCCTGGCCGCCTGCGGCGTCTCGACCGTGCACGAGGCGCAGGGCCGCACGAACCTGCTGCACCCGGCGCTGCGGCCGGTCTACCGCGGGGCGCGGGTGGCCGGCACCGCGGTGACGGTCAGCGTGCCGCCGGGGGACAACTGGATGATCCACGTCGCCGTCGAGCAGTGCGCCGAGGGCGACCTCCTGGTCGTCGCGCCCACGACGCCGTCGCAGGCCGGCTACTTCGGTGACCTGCTGGCCACGTCCCTGGCCGCCCGCGGGGTGCGTGGCCTGGTCATCGACGCCGGCGTGCGGGACGTCGCCGACCTGACCGAGATGCGGTTCCCCGTCTGGTCCCGCTGGATCTCGGCGTTCGGCACGGTCAAGGAGACCCTGGGCAGCGTGAACGTTGGGATGGTCTGCGCCGGTCAGTGGGTGGAGCCCGGTGACGTGGTGGTGGCCGACGACGACGGCGTCGTCGTCGTGCCCCGGGACGAGGCCGCGCAGGTGCTGGACGCCGCCCGGGCCCGCGAGGCCAAGGAGGCCCGTGCCCGGGAACGCTATGCCAACGGGGAGCTGGGCCTGGACGTCAACGGGATGCGCGAGCGGCTGGTGCGCACGGGCCTCACCTACGTGGACGCGGAGGACGCCTCGTGATCATCGACTGCCACGGTCACTACACGACCGAGCCGGCGGCGCTGCAGGAGTTCCGTGCGGCGCAGCTGGCCGCGCTGGACGACCCGGCCGCCAGGGCCCCCGAGCCGCCGGTGATCGGCGACGACGAGCTGCGCGCCAGCGTGGAGGGCAACCAGCTGCGGGTGCTCCGCGAGCGGGGCGGGGACCTGATGGTGCTGTCGCCGCGCGCCTCGGGGATGGGGCACCACGTCGATGACCCGGAGACCGCGCGGGTGTGGGCGGCGACGAGCAACGACCTCGTCGGCCGGCTGGTCGGGCTCTACCCGGAGCGCTTCGCCGGGGTCTGCCAGCTGCCGCAGACCCCGGGCGGTCCGCTGGACGACGCCGTGGCCGAGCTGCACCGGTGCGTGGAGACGCTGGGCTTCGTCGGCTGCAACCTCAACCCCGACCCCTCGGGCGGGTTCTGGACGGCGGAGCCGCTGACCGACGAGTACTGGTTCCCGCTCTACGAGGCGATGGTCGAACTGGACGTCCCCGCGATGGTGCACGTGTCCGGTTCGTGCAACCCGGTCTTCCACGCCCTCGGGGCGCACTACCTGAACGCCGACACCACGGCGTTCATGCAGTTCCTCACGGGCGACCTGTTCACCCGGTTCCCCACGCTGCGGTTCGTGATCCCGCACGGCGGCGGTGCCGTTCCGTACCACTGGGGGCGCTATCGCGGGCTCGCCGAGCGGATGGGCCGACCGCAGCCGTCGACGCTGCTGGACAACGTCTTCTTCGACACCTGCGTCTACCACCAGCCGGGCATCGACCTGCTGACCCGGGTCGTGCCGGTGGACAACGTGCTGTTCGCCTCGGAGATGCTCGGTGCCGTCCGCGGAGCCGATCCGGAGTCCGGTGTCGGCTGGGACGACACCAAGGTCTACGTCGACCGCGCCGGGCTGACCGACACCGAACTGTCCAAGGTCTTCGAGGGGAACGCGCGCCGCGTCTACCCCCGTCTGGATGCGCAGCTCACCGCTGCGGGGAAGTAGCGCCTGATGTCCCGACTGCGGCTGACGTTCGCCTGCGGCGACTACGACCGGACCCGCGCCCTCGCCGAGGGCACGATCCTGCCCGACGGCATCGACCTGAACTACCTGCGGCTCCCGGTCGAGGAGACGTTCTTCCGGATGATGCGGCACCGGGAGTTCGAGGTGGCGGAGATGTCGCTGTCCTCCTACGTGAAGTCCCTGGACAGCGGGGGGTCGCCCTTCGTGGCCCTGCCGGTGTACACCTCCCGGCAGTTCCGGCACACCGGCGTCTTCGTGCACGCCGACGCCGGCATCGAGAGGCCGGAGGACCTGCGCGGCAAGATCGTCGGCACCCCGGAGTGGCAGCTGACCGCCGGCGTCTGGATCCGCGGCATGCTCGCCGACCAGTACGGCGTCCCGGTCGACTCGGTCAGCTACCGCACCGGGGGGCAGGAGACCCCGGGGCGGATCGAGAAGGCGGCGGTGGACCTGGGCGGAGCCGCCGACCTGCAGCCGATCTCGGAGGGGGAGACGCTCTCGGGGATGCTCGCCGACGGGCGGATCGACGCCCTGCAGAGCCCCCGGGTGCCGTCGTCGTTCGTTCCCGGCGGGCCGGTCCGCCGGCTGTTCGCCGACCCGGTGGCGGCGGAGAAGCAGTACTTCTCCGAGACCGGCATCTTCCCGATCATGCACGTCGTCGTGGTACGGCGTGACGTCTACGAGGCCAACCGCTGGGTGGCCCAGTCGCTGACCAAGGCGCTGACCCTGGCCAAGCAGCAGGCCATGGTCGAGCTCTACGACTCCTCGGCACTGCGGTTCATGCTGCCCTGGCTGATCCCGGGCCTGGAGGAGGCTCGGTCGCTGCTGGGCGAGGACTACTGGTCCTACGGGTTGGAGCAGAACATCGACACCCTGACCACGTTCCTCCGCTACCACCACGGACAGGGTCTGTCGAGGCGCCGGCTGGACCCGGAGGAGCTCTTCGCGCCGGAGGCGCTGGAGGCCTTCGTCATCTGACCCGGACGC
The Modestobacter marinus DNA segment above includes these coding regions:
- a CDS encoding 2,3-bisphosphoglycerate-dependent phosphoglycerate mutase; translated protein: MPTLLLLRHGESEWNDRDLFTGWVDVGLTAHGADQARHAGRLIAEAGLPPGVLHTSLLARAVHTGTLAMAAAGRPEAPVHRSWRLNERHYGVLQGMDRQVARARYGGERLRHWRRSYEGRPPAVEPGGPGDPAGDPRYAHVPPTLLPRAESLRDVQARLLPHWDEEVVPDLRAGRTVLVTGHSNSLRALVAHLDRLSDDEVLDLDIPIGSPLHHELDEDLSPVQRGGRYLDPVAAAAGAAEVARQRGARTTSPTGPTRSRAPAG
- a CDS encoding 3-methyl-2-oxobutanoate hydroxymethyltransferase; protein product: MSVDTSLPSSCARAATAEEARYRIDRPIAPSRAGRVIALDAGAAEVVGNAAMQPWANARFYECRTAGGGAGEMVLRGIDGGPATLADELASASVVVMVATSDEGAACAYAVGKACWERGVQTAGLVVGDGTHEGTAASAAVAALRPHARVLLPSADETDVVDVLTALRV
- a CDS encoding 2Fe-2S iron-sulfur cluster-binding protein, with protein sequence MPKVTYVATAGDERAVDATAGESVMVAAVKNGVPGIIAECGGNASCATCHVWVREEFLALVGEPGDIEEDLLDMAVSERRDGSRLSCQIPVTPELDGLTVDIPPVQP
- a CDS encoding Bug family tripartite tricarboxylate transporter substrate binding protein; the protein is MATTTGAGRRVTSRTAMAVALAGLLTACGSGSGGPDEESAAAFDGEDIDLVVPYEPGGGYDAYARGIAPYLEECLGARLVVRNEPGAGGLVATNRTAAAPASDNRIQIVNTVGLVSAQIAEAEGANFDLNDLNWLGRVSSPPNVMVVAQDSPIQDFQDIVDSGEPVQFVAQGPGANDFIAPNIIGQAYGYPFEIITGFAGAPEARTAVVAGNADAHVLPIDSQLAAIEAGDVRPIVTVDEEPDPLLPDVPTIYETEPPDDEAKTIIDNLIALGQTGRGMIASPSMAEERVAALREGMQCALDDTELQTELEEQQRPLAPLSGEDTAALVAEVLDSPAEFQELVVGSY
- a CDS encoding 3-methyl-2-oxobutanoate hydroxymethyltransferase, with product MAERSKVTLRDLQVMKDEGRKIVGVVAWDHQVARIVDRAGVDLVSVGDTVGVNLWGHANPFEVTMEQILVVTQAVRRGVERALVSVDFPFGPLQEGPASAVQAAIRFVKEAGVDLVKLDGAADHLDAVEAVTRAGIPVFAQFGITPQTALRYGVEYKSIPSAADAVPEELTDQLVTEATRLQNAGAVLLNFTNSGPVVGAAVAEAVSIPVVGGFGGGPWLDGRMRMVNAAIGYAASALDGAPDTYVNVAQLTLQAITSYSEDVRAARQLPGGIPVPPAS
- a CDS encoding ABC transporter substrate-binding protein, coding for MAEPLLKTVTRTQGNNADLKSGAVAPQGFRFAFEEVPVLPQAFRRMVRDLEFDISEMALTTYLVAKAHGVAFTAVPAFLVRGFHHGAVQVLAGSDVRTPADLAGRRVGVNRGYTVTTGVWARAVLQDEYDVDLSGITWALSGDEHVTQYEPPANVVPLEPGGTMEEQLRSGQLAAVIGADLDSPDVVPLIPEPTEAGFRALEQRGLYPINHLVVVRNDLLRERPELAAEVFDVFARAKQRYVQRLRAEEIEAPTGTDRMYQRVLQATGSDPLPYGLEPNRAVLEQLLRAAVDQRILASPIAVEDVFAAGTTDLTA
- a CDS encoding Rieske 2Fe-2S domain-containing protein — protein: MLRQDINDMLTQTGPGTPMGELYRQYWMPACLAEELPEDGCPPIRLKLLSERLVAFRDSYGNYGLIDEFCAHRGASLWFGRNEEGGLRCPYHGWKYDTTGQCTDVPSEADNSSFAENVKLTAYPLVKIGDVLWTYMGDPATQPPLPEWEFALVPAQQTYTSKRWQQCNWLQAFEGGIDSSHVTFLHSGGLKTDPLFKGAKGNEYNANDKKPFFEVADSPGGLFVGARRNAEEGNYYWRITPWVMPSFTMVPPRGDHPIHGHFWIPIDDENCWAYSFDYHPMRALTPEERQAMIDGHGVHSENIPGTYRPVANMDNDYLMDREAQKRGEFYSGIKGIAIQDSSLQESMGPIVDRTKERLVPADSGIIKARQKLYRAAKALRDNGVTPPGVDPAHHHVRSAAVVLPQEEAFLEAAAEDVKVRPGVGVSSV
- a CDS encoding RpiB/LacA/LacB family sugar-phosphate isomerase, which gives rise to MRIAIAADHNGVALKAGLITWLRAQGHQVEDRGTDSDALVVDYPLLCADICRRVVDGQADRAIMVGGSGMGETVACNKVRGIRAGLCTDLFHARISRANNDANVLVLGAKVLAAEQAREITELWLDTRFTGGPHQRRLDQIAALERGEPLG
- a CDS encoding alpha/beta fold hydrolase; this encodes MPTAVVDGITTRYEVTGGGPPLLMFSPGGFDSTLESWRTVGIYRRLDVLAQLSAAYTCITFDRRESGQSGGRVERISWADYVAQGRGLLDHLGIEQAHLMGGCVGCSTVAAFGVAHPQRVLSMVMYSPAGGVRYRLKQHSRFVQHLAFVETNGLGAVADLVRGSDKGFTADPRVGPWNSVLRTDPGFAAAYVRLDPARYAVVVSGMARLMFDRDTVPGAEPEDLLACDIPTLIVPGQDDSHAPSAARYLQECLPGAEYWDVPVAEQTAETAPARILTFLGAAGGS
- a CDS encoding FadR/GntR family transcriptional regulator, which translates into the protein MSIGRISEVIVDQVRLLIRQGRLVAGDRLPSERELCERFGVSRVTVREALRVLEANGLVEIRVGARGGAFVTAPSSRLVGEGIVDLISLASITAVEVTEARMLFELGIVPLVCERATDEDIAALYEICDQSDAAITAGEYPLELSAEWHTRYARAGHNRAVSMFVESLHDPLLRSLERARETSPTHGQHGVEEHRALVDAITKRDIAEATELMRTHLTRTAQRVEDADHAAGV